A region of Candidatus Aegiribacteria sp. DNA encodes the following proteins:
- a CDS encoding 6-bladed beta-propeller, with protein sequence MKFILLLPLALLLISGCDTSEPADAAASDNTVNGAVTGEEEYTLPVADTYLYIADSIGVEIGDSNYVFGAIAGAGFSETGEIAVLDAQKSSVFLFSPDGEFIRNIGRNGSGPGEFLLPSTMAFHPEGGLVVSDGMGSKLVYFDENYEFLSETPGFIPAPPAMIVAIDNMEIIGMKPDFEQTEDGMFMGFTVAKWTMESSIPTVVYYSQMSPFNPADISAMGDDVAIFAASVDGRVFTARVSTEEYTFTAWTPEGEEIYTFVNEDFERVEKTQSEMNLEAELRNAQMIARGMPPSMANWESDPYRVAIASLSIDGLDRLWVTDGTTTTASFDVYDLDGNHLFTAALDVGSDSEIWHTMICQEKFICYDAAPEDFPKVFYGDLPGFE encoded by the coding sequence ATGAAATTCATATTGCTACTACCCCTGGCCTTGTTACTCATCAGTGGATGCGATACATCAGAACCGGCAGATGCTGCTGCTTCAGATAACACAGTAAACGGTGCTGTCACGGGAGAAGAAGAATACACTCTTCCAGTTGCAGACACTTACCTCTATATCGCTGATTCAATAGGTGTGGAGATCGGTGACAGCAACTATGTATTCGGCGCAATCGCCGGAGCCGGATTTTCCGAAACCGGAGAAATCGCCGTTCTTGATGCACAGAAATCCTCAGTTTTTCTTTTTTCTCCTGATGGCGAGTTTATAAGAAACATAGGCCGTAATGGAAGTGGACCCGGAGAATTCCTTCTTCCATCCACCATGGCCTTCCACCCTGAGGGCGGCCTTGTAGTTTCTGATGGAATGGGCTCCAAACTGGTCTATTTTGATGAGAACTACGAATTCCTCTCAGAAACACCTGGATTTATTCCCGCACCGCCCGCAATGATTGTAGCGATTGATAACATGGAAATAATTGGCATGAAGCCTGATTTTGAGCAGACTGAGGACGGCATGTTCATGGGGTTCACCGTTGCTAAGTGGACAATGGAGAGCTCAATTCCCACTGTTGTTTACTACTCGCAAATGTCTCCTTTCAACCCTGCCGATATCAGTGCCATGGGAGATGATGTAGCCATTTTCGCCGCTTCTGTTGACGGGAGAGTATTCACTGCCCGAGTGTCCACTGAAGAATACACATTCACCGCATGGACTCCTGAGGGTGAGGAAATCTACACCTTTGTCAATGAAGATTTCGAAAGAGTTGAGAAAACTCAGTCAGAGATGAACCTTGAAGCTGAACTCAGAAATGCACAGATGATAGCTCGGGGAATGCCCCCCTCCATGGCCAACTGGGAATCGGATCCTTACAGAGTCGCCATTGCGTCTTTGTCCATAGATGGACTTGACAGACTGTGGGTAACCGATGGCACCACCACGACAGCGTCATTTGATGTGTATGACCTTGACGGCAATCATCTGTTTACCGCAGCCCTTGATGTAGGTTCTGACTCAGAAATCTGGCATACCATGATATGTCAGGAGAAATTCATCTGCTACGATGCTGCCCCCGAGGACTTCCCCAAAGTATTCTACGGCGACCTG
- a CDS encoding 4Fe-4S dicluster domain-containing protein, with protein MYKKLGLDPPDSPPILLDRTKVRGEFGMQVDELSGQHLFACYQCGNCSSGCPLAQEMDILPNRIIRLAQLGQKEEIILSKTIWICASCFQCTVRCPKGIDIQAVMDTLRQIALDEGVDHFGPDQINPRHAAEVPQPGLVGVYRKLST; from the coding sequence ATGTATAAAAAACTGGGGCTGGATCCCCCTGATAGTCCTCCAATCCTGCTCGACCGTACAAAGGTCCGTGGTGAATTCGGTATGCAGGTCGATGAATTGAGCGGACAGCATCTGTTCGCGTGTTATCAATGCGGAAATTGCTCATCCGGCTGCCCTCTTGCGCAGGAGATGGATATTCTCCCGAACAGAATCATCCGCCTCGCCCAGCTCGGACAGAAAGAGGAAATTATCCTGAGCAAAACCATCTGGATCTGCGCCAGCTGCTTTCAGTGTACAGTCAGATGCCCGAAGGGAATTGACATCCAGGCAGTCATGGACACGCTCAGGCAGATCGCTTTAGACGAAGGAGTAGATCATTTTGGGCCGGACCAGATCAATCCCAGACATGCGGCTGAAGTTCCTCAGCCAGGGCTTGTAGGAGTTTACAGAAAGCTGTCAACCTAG
- a CDS encoding carbohydrate ABC transporter permease — protein MTTRILALNTTKHFFLILGGVVMLLPFLWMVNTSLQQGGFSNYVEAWTKVPFGRYFLNTLLVTVLTVGGVLVTSCLAAYSFATMKYRGRDMLFLLFLSTMMVPQPVYLAPSYVILSKLGWINTYLALIVPWTANVFSIFLLRQHFRTIPISLYEAAVLDGCSRLKYLWKVVLPLSKSVIITVLLFNIIGSWNSFMWPLVVTHSENLRVLQVGLSYFNQEQSSNFQLLMAASTFSTMPLIILFIAAQKRIVASYSRSGIKD, from the coding sequence ATGACAACACGAATCCTGGCACTCAACACCACCAAGCATTTCTTCCTTATCCTGGGCGGGGTCGTAATGCTTCTTCCTTTCCTGTGGATGGTTAACACATCTCTTCAGCAGGGTGGTTTCAGTAATTACGTGGAAGCATGGACAAAGGTCCCGTTCGGCAGATATTTCCTTAATACTCTTCTTGTTACAGTCTTGACTGTAGGTGGCGTCCTGGTTACATCCTGTCTTGCAGCCTACTCCTTCGCAACGATGAAATACAGAGGAAGGGACATGCTCTTTCTCCTGTTCCTTTCAACGATGATGGTTCCCCAGCCGGTGTACCTTGCTCCTTCCTATGTAATTCTATCCAAACTGGGATGGATCAATACGTATCTTGCCCTGATTGTACCGTGGACAGCGAATGTATTCAGCATATTTCTGCTCAGACAACACTTCAGAACTATTCCGATATCACTCTATGAAGCGGCTGTTCTTGATGGGTGCAGCAGGCTTAAATACCTCTGGAAAGTTGTTCTGCCTCTGTCAAAATCTGTAATCATTACAGTACTTCTGTTCAATATTATCGGTTCCTGGAACAGCTTTATGTGGCCTCTGGTTGTTACGCATTCAGAGAATCTACGGGTTCTTCAGGTCGGGCTTTCCTACTTCAACCAGGAACAGTCAAGTAATTTCCAGCTGCTTATGGCCGCTTCCACTTTCTCTACAATGCCTTTGATAATCCTGTTTATCGCGGCGCAGAAGCGAATAGTAGCCAGTTACTCAAGATCAGGGATCAAGGATTGA
- the lexA gene encoding transcriptional repressor LexA yields the protein MKKLTARQKQVLDYVSLFISEHSYPPSIRDIQKHFGLKSTKGVKDHIDRLVEKGYLRRTDGAARALEVVGRSSSVRTVPVVGRVAAGLPLLADENIQDYLPVSKSLARSEGMFYLKVKGDSMIGAAILEDDLVLVRPQPFVEQGEIAVVLIGDEATVKRFYIMNGRIELHPENPDYDPIICDSSSDIVRIVGKVTAVFRELK from the coding sequence ATGAAAAAGCTGACAGCAAGACAGAAGCAGGTTCTCGACTATGTTTCATTGTTCATTTCTGAGCACTCATACCCTCCCAGCATAAGGGATATTCAGAAGCATTTTGGTCTGAAAAGCACAAAGGGTGTAAAAGATCATATCGACAGGCTTGTAGAAAAGGGATATCTGCGCAGAACTGATGGAGCTGCCAGAGCACTTGAGGTTGTCGGACGATCATCATCAGTAAGAACTGTTCCCGTTGTGGGAAGAGTAGCCGCGGGATTACCGCTGCTTGCTGATGAAAACATTCAGGATTATCTGCCCGTTTCTAAATCATTAGCAAGATCAGAGGGTATGTTCTATCTGAAAGTAAAAGGCGACAGCATGATCGGCGCTGCAATACTCGAGGACGATCTTGTGCTTGTCCGCCCCCAGCCTTTCGTCGAACAGGGAGAGATAGCGGTTGTCCTCATTGGCGACGAAGCCACAGTCAAGCGTTTTTACATAATGAACGGCAGAATCGAACTTCACCCAGAGAATCCCGACTACGATCCGATAATCTGCGACAGTTCTTCGGATATTGTCAGGATAGTAGGGAAGGTCACTGCAGTTTTCCGGGAACTGAAATAA
- a CDS encoding sugar ABC transporter permease, protein MKLRSKLAPYVYILPALIIVLAFRTLPILSSFTASFTDYDIGGFHGFIGFNNYARMLSDARFWQSVTNTLYFVIGVVPAGIIIPLLLAILLRGKLAGKSFYRTIYFLPVVTSAVAISVVWTWLYNPEAGPINQIITLFGGEPLLWLREPRGVFEMLLSPLGIHPRGILAGPSLALVSLMMVSVWKSTGYNTVLFLAGLENIPHTYYEAAKLDGAGTWGTFRNITWPLLSPTTYYVLIMSTIISFKTFALVYVMTPPPGGGPLGTTNVMVFYLFQKAFDRFDIGYASAISVFLFLVLLSLTIIQRKIAGRKVHYGS, encoded by the coding sequence GTGAAACTCAGATCAAAACTTGCACCATATGTCTATATTCTACCTGCACTTATAATAGTACTTGCATTCAGGACCCTTCCTATTCTGAGTTCCTTCACCGCATCGTTTACAGATTATGATATCGGTGGTTTTCATGGTTTCATAGGTTTCAACAATTACGCGAGGATGCTTTCTGATGCCCGCTTCTGGCAGAGCGTTACCAATACTCTGTATTTTGTTATCGGAGTTGTTCCTGCAGGAATAATAATCCCTCTTCTCCTTGCAATTCTTCTCAGGGGAAAACTTGCAGGAAAGAGCTTTTACAGAACCATCTACTTCCTGCCTGTTGTTACTTCAGCGGTAGCGATCTCAGTTGTCTGGACATGGTTATACAATCCCGAAGCGGGTCCGATCAACCAGATAATCACTCTGTTCGGTGGAGAACCTCTTCTGTGGCTCAGAGAGCCGCGGGGAGTTTTCGAGATGCTTCTGTCACCACTTGGTATACACCCCAGAGGGATTCTTGCCGGCCCAAGTCTGGCTCTTGTATCGTTAATGATGGTCAGCGTCTGGAAAAGCACCGGTTACAATACAGTACTTTTTCTCGCGGGACTGGAAAACATCCCGCATACTTACTATGAAGCAGCTAAACTTGATGGTGCCGGCACCTGGGGAACATTCAGGAACATCACCTGGCCCCTTCTTTCTCCAACCACCTATTACGTTCTGATAATGAGCACAATTATTTCATTCAAGACATTCGCTCTTGTCTATGTCATGACTCCTCCCCCGGGCGGAGGGCCTCTCGGAACTACAAACGTTATGGTTTTCTATCTGTTCCAGAAAGCATTCGATCGATTCGATATAGGTTATGCCAGCGCCATATCGGTTTTCCTGTTCCTGGTTCTTCTGTCACTCACCATCATCCAGAGAAAGATAGCAGGTAGAAAAGTGCACTACGGATCATGA
- a CDS encoding PorV/PorQ family protein yields the protein MKKFLVAVLLTVLCGTASAGTAGFAFLQVPTGARAVSMGGAFTAVPGDPMGLYWNPATLASMDRQMFTSTYTGYLMDMQAGFVGWVDPSGNNVVGASINYFYGGSFLRTSMTHPTGTGEEFSTNSVALGGTYVFRFGPSFAAGTTAKFVYSNIDTYSGNAFLVDAGAWYKPSWISLGFAVRNVGIQTKAFYQENDPMPTEVAAGASATLLDGKLLVASDITYPFQGDFNVALGIEYNPMEMLFLRAGGNLHDKDAADNAGGSIIDALAFGIGTEWNRFGLDYAFKPFADLGNIHRISLGISL from the coding sequence ATGAAGAAATTTCTGGTAGCAGTTCTGTTGACGGTATTATGCGGTACTGCATCTGCAGGTACTGCGGGTTTTGCTTTTCTGCAGGTTCCCACAGGTGCCAGAGCTGTTTCCATGGGTGGCGCTTTCACTGCGGTTCCCGGAGATCCGATGGGGTTATACTGGAATCCCGCGACACTTGCCTCAATGGACAGACAGATGTTCACTTCAACCTATACAGGTTACCTGATGGATATGCAGGCTGGTTTCGTCGGATGGGTCGATCCATCCGGCAATAATGTTGTTGGAGCATCAATTAACTATTTCTACGGTGGCAGCTTTTTAAGAACCTCTATGACACATCCAACCGGCACTGGAGAGGAGTTCAGCACAAACAGTGTTGCTCTGGGGGGTACTTACGTCTTCAGATTCGGACCTTCTTTTGCAGCGGGAACAACAGCGAAATTCGTTTATTCAAACATAGACACATACAGCGGCAACGCTTTCCTTGTTGATGCCGGAGCCTGGTATAAACCTTCATGGATATCACTTGGATTCGCGGTCAGAAACGTGGGAATCCAGACTAAAGCTTTTTATCAGGAAAATGACCCCATGCCAACTGAAGTGGCTGCCGGAGCAAGCGCTACACTGCTCGATGGGAAACTCCTTGTGGCAAGCGATATCACTTACCCGTTCCAGGGCGATTTTAATGTTGCTCTTGGTATCGAATACAATCCCATGGAGATGCTGTTCCTCAGAGCAGGCGGGAACCTCCATGACAAAGACGCGGCGGACAACGCCGGGGGCAGTATTATTGACGCTCTCGCGTTCGGAATTGGAACGGAGTGGAATAGATTCGGTCTGGATTACGCATTCAAACCTTTTGCTGATCTTGGCAATATACACAGGATAAGCCTCGGCATTTCTCTGTGA
- a CDS encoding helix-hairpin-helix domain-containing protein, with the protein MDINSAGEEALQTLPGIGPVKAEAIVEYREMFGPFLRLSDLAYVSGIGPGTVSRIEEYIFIDSISITVTDTLHWLESVDSLAPLLNVYYLDVGQGDAILIEAAFGETWLFDGGPDAGGPLEPAVVFRLHELGVDTLDVVAFSHPHSDHVGGLASVVRNFTVLKVLDPGMPFSSFIYEDFLNAVLDSDCDYMLLEEGSEFQLSPHVTASVISAGMEGVDLNINENSALLKITCGNFTTLLTGDIEENAERMLTPDAEPVTVLKVPHHGSITSIFPPYLRKLSPQFAIFSAGRNNSFGHPHPHVIEIYMELGAEILRTDRLGTIVVRTDGEEVSVSSL; encoded by the coding sequence GTGGATATCAATTCAGCCGGTGAAGAAGCTCTGCAGACACTCCCGGGAATTGGTCCGGTCAAGGCAGAAGCAATTGTGGAGTATCGGGAAATGTTCGGTCCTTTTCTGCGACTCTCCGACCTTGCGTACGTCAGCGGAATAGGTCCCGGGACAGTTTCCCGTATTGAGGAATACATTTTCATTGACAGCATCTCCATTACTGTAACAGACACTCTGCACTGGCTTGAGTCCGTTGATTCGCTTGCCCCTCTGCTTAACGTTTATTATCTCGATGTAGGCCAGGGGGACGCCATTCTTATAGAAGCAGCTTTCGGTGAAACCTGGCTTTTTGACGGCGGTCCGGACGCTGGCGGCCCTCTTGAACCGGCTGTTGTTTTCAGGCTTCATGAACTTGGTGTTGATACACTGGATGTTGTAGCTTTTTCTCATCCGCATTCGGATCATGTTGGAGGACTTGCATCCGTAGTAAGAAATTTCACTGTGCTGAAAGTTCTGGATCCAGGTATGCCTTTCTCTTCCTTTATATACGAAGATTTCCTGAATGCTGTATTGGATTCGGATTGTGATTATATGCTTCTTGAGGAAGGCAGCGAGTTCCAGCTGTCACCCCATGTTACAGCCTCTGTAATCTCTGCGGGTATGGAAGGAGTGGATTTAAACATAAATGAGAATTCCGCACTGCTTAAAATCACATGCGGTAATTTCACCACTCTTCTTACCGGAGATATCGAGGAGAACGCTGAAAGGATGCTGACCCCGGACGCGGAACCGGTAACGGTACTGAAAGTTCCTCACCATGGCAGCATAACCTCTATTTTTCCGCCATATCTCAGGAAACTGAGTCCACAGTTCGCAATTTTTTCAGCAGGCAGGAACAACAGTTTCGGTCATCCTCATCCTCATGTTATCGAAATTTACATGGAACTCGGAGCTGAAATCTTGCGAACAGACAGACTCGGGACTATTGTTGTTCGAACTGATGGAGAAGAAGTAAGCGTTTCATCTTTATAG
- a CDS encoding transcriptional regulator, translated as MPGELNEDIKSVLDNLNKLLGHRARLGICVLLARNTALSFSRLKELLEENDGSLGAQLRKLEDEGFISVKKEFRNRKPVSWYSLTNKGQSGLEKHLDALKQLISPKI; from the coding sequence ATGCCAGGCGAACTGAATGAAGACATAAAGAGTGTTCTGGATAATCTCAACAAACTTCTGGGACACAGGGCAAGGCTGGGAATATGTGTGCTGCTTGCCAGAAATACAGCACTTTCGTTCAGCCGACTGAAAGAGCTTCTGGAGGAAAACGATGGCAGTCTGGGTGCCCAGCTCCGCAAGCTGGAGGATGAAGGATTCATCTCTGTAAAGAAGGAATTCAGGAACCGTAAACCTGTAAGCTGGTATAGTCTTACAAACAAAGGTCAATCCGGCCTTGAAAAACATCTTGATGCCCTTAAACAGCTTATCAGCCCGAAAATATGA
- a CDS encoding DUF4097 domain-containing protein has protein sequence MNLSTLRNIILVLFILSVIGCGHYEIVYTETYAVPQESTVYVATFNGDIDIEWYNEDEISVEITKHSWRSEEELEKAEVAIIADSETRITAYKLDDDADVGVSLSLLIPQGTAMRVLETSNGDITVNGGIGNAEVNTSNGDVTFSDFEGTIDIETSNGDIIVRGGSLIGAETSNGRIEAGIYSIPSEGIILDTSNGDIIVSVLQELNAEFDIDTSNGTISIDAENLTDVRISDSEGRATLGEGGPIIRLDTSNGNIKVSTITPE, from the coding sequence ATGAATTTGTCCACCCTCAGAAATATCATACTGGTGCTATTTATATTATCAGTAATCGGATGCGGTCACTACGAAATTGTTTATACTGAAACGTATGCTGTGCCGCAGGAGTCCACGGTTTATGTAGCAACCTTCAACGGTGACATTGATATCGAGTGGTACAATGAAGATGAAATATCTGTTGAGATAACAAAGCACTCATGGAGAAGCGAAGAAGAACTTGAAAAGGCTGAAGTAGCCATAATTGCCGATTCCGAAACAAGGATAACAGCCTATAAACTTGATGATGATGCAGATGTCGGGGTATCCCTGTCGCTGCTGATTCCACAGGGAACCGCAATGCGGGTTCTTGAAACCTCCAATGGTGACATCACAGTGAACGGTGGCATTGGTAACGCAGAAGTCAATACATCAAACGGAGACGTAACATTCTCGGATTTCGAAGGAACAATTGATATAGAAACAAGTAACGGAGATATCATTGTACGGGGAGGTTCTCTTATCGGGGCTGAAACCTCAAACGGAAGAATAGAAGCGGGAATCTACAGTATTCCATCTGAAGGAATAATCCTCGACACGAGCAACGGCGATATAATTGTCAGTGTTCTTCAGGAACTGAACGCGGAATTCGATATAGATACTTCAAACGGAACCATATCTATCGATGCGGAAAATCTGACAGATGTCAGAATATCCGACTCTGAAGGCAGAGCAACACTTGGTGAAGGCGGCCCGATAATCAGGCTTGATACATCCAATGGAAATATCAAGGTAAGCACAATTACACCTGAATAG